The genomic window TGCGGCCAGCCATCCACCAATGGAGACCGGCTGCGGCATCTGGTTGACCGCGAAAAGATAGGAATAGTCCTTCAGGTATCGGGGGTGGACAAGCAAAAAATAGTATGCGCTCCACAGCAGGGCCAGGGTCCCTCCTGTCACAGCAGCGTATCGGGCAAAGACCCCCAAACGAAATCCGGCAACATACCAGACTAGATAAAACGCCGCAGGCAGCAGAAAAACGCCCGTCGTCTTGGTAAGAATGGCCAGGCACAGCGACGCTCCGGCAAAGGCCAGCAGCAGATACCTTGCACCTTCTCTCGTCTGATTGGGAACACGCAGAACCAGCAGCCATGAAAAGAGCGTCCAAAAAATCAGCATCGGCTCCAGCAAGGCCAGCCGGCTGAACGAATAGAGAAATGCATTCCCCGCCAGCAGCGTCATGGCCAGAAGGGCGGCGCAGGGCCTTTGTTTCTGCGTCAGAAAGAGCGCGCAGGCAAGCATCAGGTTCCCGGCAAAGACCGCCAGCGCCAGCGCCCTTGCGGCCACAATGCTTACGCCGGTAAAGTGAAACAGCACTCCCTCAAACACTGGCCATACCGGCACCGCCGCCGCCGGATTGAAGTCTCCGGGAACACGCCAGGACCCAGTGAGGGCATAGCGCACGGCCGCGCTCCCGTACCAGCCCTCATCGGTGTATTTGGAATAGTCCATCCATGGGGAAAAATTGGGGAAGTCTGCGCTCAGATGAAAGAGATGCACGGCATAGAGCGCACCAATGGCAGCAATCCAGAAGATTGTGAGGAAACGTGACCTGTTCATCGGGACCTGATTTTTACACTACAGAAAAAACCCCTTCCAATGAAATCCCTTTTGTGGCCCCACCCTGCTGCCAGCAGCGCAGCAACTAAAATAGTCCTGTGAACATGCCATCTCTCTCAGCAGAGCAGGCACTGGCCGCGTTGAACGCGCGCATCATTGAGTGCAACCGCTGCGCGCGACTCCGGGAGCATTGCATCTCTGTAGCAGAAAAGAAGCGCCGCGCATATCTGCATTGGGAGTATTGGGGAAGGCCCGTGCCTTCCTTTGGCGATCCCTCGGCCCGCGTACTCCTTCTGGGACTCGCTCCCGGAGCGCATGGCTCCAACCGCACTGGCCGCCCCTTTACCGGGGATGGATCAGGCGATTTTCTCTATCCGGTCCTGCACGAGGCGGGCTTTGCCTCGCAACCCCGCGCCACTTCACGCAACGACGGGATGCTGCTGCGGGACCTTTGGATCACCAGCGTGGCCCGCTGCGCTCCCCCGCAAAACAAACCGTTGCCTCAGGAGCTGGCCAACTGCGCTCCCTTTCTGGACGAGGAGATTGCATCGCTGCCAAGGCTGCGGGTGATCGTGTGTCTGGGAAAGATCGCCTTCGATGGCTTTATCGCCCACCTGAAACGAAGTGCGGCCGAACAGCACCATGTCGTCAGCAACGAAAATTCGCAGTCCGCTCCGCGCCTCCGATCATGGAAGTTCGCGCATGGTGTGGAGTATGGTCTGCCGGATGGGCGCTGGCTGCTGGCTAGTTATCATCCCTCATTGCAGAACACAAATACAGGTAAACTCACCCGGGAAATGTTTCTTGAAATTTTCCGCCGGGCAAAGCAGCTTGCCGCCCGGTGAGGATAAGAAAGATCTCTTTCCCTTTGAAGGGAGGAGATGAGAACCTGCCACCTCCAATTGAGCCATGTCCCAAAACGGGACAATATCCTGGTCAATATCTAAATCTTTTTATTTCAAGAATTTACACAAAAACATTCCTCTGAGGTGCGACCCCGCGTGGTAAATTTTTGCCAACGGAGTGCCGGATCAGGCCAATCACTCATGCTGATCACTCAGAAGAGATGAGACGAAACTCTCTGAAAATACAGCTACTTTTTCTTCGAAATGTCAAGAATTTTTTCTTGTAATCGCCCTTGATAGACCGTTACGCTCATCTTAGCGCGTCCGCGCACCAGGAGAATTCTTATGCACAAGTCTGTTCGTAATCTTGTTTTTGCTGCCACTGCGCTCGCGTTCGGCGCCATTTCCCTGCCCGGCCTTGCCGATGTCCACAGCAATATCTCCAGTGATACTACCACGCTTCAGGCGAAAGGTATCGGCAACAGCCTGCCCCGCCCAGAACCCAACCAGCAGATTGCCAAAGGCATCATTGGTAGCTTGCCTCGTCCCGCTGGCACACTTCAGGCTAAAGGCATTATTGGCAGCTTGCCTCGTCCTGCTGGCACACTTCAGGCTAAAGGCATTATTGGCAGCTTGCCTCGTCCTGCTGGCACACTTCAGGCTAAAGGCATTATTGGCAGCTTGCCTCGTCCTGCTGGCACACTTCAGGCTAAAGGCATTATTGGCAGCTTGCCTCGTCCTGCTGGCACACTTCAGGCTAAAGGCATTATTGGCAGCTTGCCTCGTCCTGCTGGCACACTTCAGGCTAAAGGCATTATTGGCAGCTTGCCTCGTCCTGCTGGCACACTTCAGGCTAAAGGCATTATTGGCAGCTTGCCTCGTCCTGCTGGCACACTGGGATAACTTAAAGTTAGGCGCTAAAAAGTTTAAAGCCTTTATATTTTCATTTGTTATGAATTTCAAATGCAATGTACTATTGCATTTGCATGGGTCTCTCTCCCGTAGCGAGGATCCTATGGGCGACTGGTTTTATTGGACAGGTCGCTCTTCTGCTTGTTTTGTGTTTAAAAAACCGATGGAGGATTTTTAGATTCTTCACGGCTTGGGTAATTTTCCAAGTCATTCAGAATATTTGTGGTTTTTATTTTCTCTATACTCCTTCCAGCTACATTTCATACAAAAATTTTTATTGGAGTTCTGAAATCATAGATTTATTTCTCCAAGTGTGCGTAATCCTTGAGATGGCGCGCATTGTACTTAGGCCTACCGGTACTTGGGTGCGAGATGCCCTTAGGTCATTTTTGACTATTGGCATAGCAGGTATTCTCATTGCCGGCCTTCTTTCCTACTTGGCAAAACCCCACGGTGCAGTCTTCCCGGATGCATGGATTGAGCGAGGCAGTCTTTTTTCTGCCATGCTGTCCCTGGAACTTTTCATTGCCATGGCAGCCAGCTCAACAAATTTAGGCCTTGTCTGGCGCAACCATGTTATGGGCCTCGCCACCGGTTGGTCTGTCTGGGCCATTGTGGACTTTTTCGTTGAGGGGGCCTACAGCTACCTCGGGCCTCACTGGCATGGAATTGTTTTAGATCAAATAAGGATTGTGATCAGTCAGGCTACCATCATCTACTGGGCAATTATTTTCTGGCTTCCGGAGCCAAAAGAGCGTACACTTTCCCCAGAAATGCAGAAGTACCTCATTTCTCTCCATCATGATGTACAATTGAGTGCACGAAGGGCCAGTAGTCTAAATCATCATTGAACTGAGCTGACACACATGTGGATTCTTGCCTTCTTCGGATTAGGGGTGGCCTGTGCGGCCTGGGTCCTTTATATTCAGACCCGCGCCCACAAGCTCCGGTCTACGGACTGGGACACCCTGGTCTCCTCCATCCAGCCCATGCATTTGCGCGGGCTCCAGCTTGTGGCGCTGGACCATCTGGAACCAGACCGCAACCAACTGAAACTTGAACCTGCTGAGATCTGGGGCCTGCTCGGTGGCACCGAAGGTCTCCGCCGCATGGAACACAATGCCGACCTCATCATTGCTCTGGCAGCTTATGTGCGCCGCTGGAACTTTGAAGAGTCCATCATCGTCGCCGAGCGTATCCGCCAGGACGCTGTCCAGTTGAAGCGCGCTCTGCGCCGCATCCGCTGGGCCTCGCTGCTCCATCGCAGCCAGTTGCGGATCCCCTTTTACCTGCATCAGGCAGCCGCTTCCTACTACCTGATGACTCGCCGCCTGCTCAACCTCTACCAGGCGAATCAGTAC from Pseudacidobacterium ailaaui includes these protein-coding regions:
- a CDS encoding uracil-DNA glycosylase; translated protein: MPSLSAEQALAALNARIIECNRCARLREHCISVAEKKRRAYLHWEYWGRPVPSFGDPSARVLLLGLAPGAHGSNRTGRPFTGDGSGDFLYPVLHEAGFASQPRATSRNDGMLLRDLWITSVARCAPPQNKPLPQELANCAPFLDEEIASLPRLRVIVCLGKIAFDGFIAHLKRSAAEQHHVVSNENSQSAPRLRSWKFAHGVEYGLPDGRWLLASYHPSLQNTNTGKLTREMFLEIFRRAKQLAAR
- a CDS encoding ArnT family glycosyltransferase, with protein sequence MNRSRFLTIFWIAAIGALYAVHLFHLSADFPNFSPWMDYSKYTDEGWYGSAAVRYALTGSWRVPGDFNPAAAVPVWPVFEGVLFHFTGVSIVAARALALAVFAGNLMLACALFLTQKQRPCAALLAMTLLAGNAFLYSFSRLALLEPMLIFWTLFSWLLVLRVPNQTREGARYLLLAFAGASLCLAILTKTTGVFLLPAAFYLVWYVAGFRLGVFARYAAVTGGTLALLWSAYYFLLVHPRYLKDYSYLFAVNQMPQPVSIGGWLAAFWYAAHGALWIDKPLATLAAVLLVISLFYRELWRGPIFAASWIAIAGYVFFIGYHNNMQPRYYQVIAFPLVFVMCAGLAALWQRWPWAAAAGLAVLLVSLGLNLRMVGGFARHPEYTFVTAARNLTRYIDEHPNGNRLLLSISGADITLITHLPSICDDFGTYDLPYRIHTYRPGWYAAWNDLDPGTLADINTQYALKEAAHFHAFDDPDRNDLVLYRMEPLPSDKQSYNAEEEQAENAGR